One Belonocnema kinseyi isolate 2016_QV_RU_SX_M_011 chromosome 6, B_treatae_v1, whole genome shotgun sequence genomic region harbors:
- the LOC117174098 gene encoding carnitine O-palmitoyltransferase 2, mitochondrial-like, with the protein MSHFALRKTLNYNRSRVQKRFTLLFILQQTREQSTKECPKNAEDYEYIQKSKVPTMHFQASLPRLPIPKLEDSCRKYLDAQKPLLNEEQFAFTKTCVNQFLESEGQPLHKELLSIDKKNRHTSYISEYWFDMYLRDRQPLPINYNPMLVYSQETDKRYNDQLVKATNLVVSSIRFLKSLRAGILEPEVFHLNPKKSNTEFFRTFTGMLPSWLAWYGAFLLKAYPLDMSQYANLFNSTRIPEQGKDRISLDKSARHMVVMRGGHFYAFDILNQDGTIISPKKVAANLNFILQSKTSESESPVGILTGAERNQWAEARAHLSKIGNEEILKKIDSAAFVLVLDDQSIGDETNDEDYRKMVRHFLHGDGINRWFDKSFSLIITKDGFAGLNFEHSWGDGVAILRYFQDVKADITKNPWFRPEDRVLISNVNPQVESLKFNLDGKMKEIIQTEQEKYRKWVDSLSIAHMIYEGFGKEECKKFGVSPDAIMQLAFQLALYKQEGRSVATYESCSTSAFKHGRTETIRPCTEYTKAVCATMVNKDSGISAAELKKMIVDCSKAHTELVKNAAMGQGFDRHLFALKKMQEKLGKKTSLFEDPAYTAINQNILSTSTLSAPIVIAGGFGPVVPDGFGIAYMIQDKRLGAVVTSYSKHRSANDYVKNLQAAFEDIHKVMATP; encoded by the exons GTTCAAAAGAGATTCACGTTATTATTTATTCTACAACAAACCAG AGAGCAATCGACTAAAGAGTGTCCTAAAAATGCTGAAGATTATGAATACATACAGAAAAGTAAGGTGCCCACAATGCATTTCCAGGCATCATTGCCTCGACTTCCTATTCCAAAATTGGAAGACTCTTGCCGCAAATACCTGGACGCACAAAAGCCTTTACTCAATGAGGAACAATTTGCATTCACGAAGACTTGCgtaaatcaatttttagaaagCGAGGGACAACCGCTCCACAAAGAGTTGTTAAGCATTGATAAGAAAAATAGACATACTAGCTATATAAGCGAGTATTGGTTCGATATGTACCTTAGAGACCGGCAGCCTTTGCCAATTAATTACAATCCAATGCTAGTATATAGTCAGGAAACTGATAAACGTTATAACGATCAGCTAGTCAAGGCCACAAATCTGGTCGTTTCCTCTATTAGATTCTTGAAGTCGCTCCGGGCAGGAATTTTGGAACCCGAAGTCTTCCACTTAAATCCTAAGAAATCAAACACCGAATTCTTTAGAACCTTTACGGGAATGTTGCCTTCCTGGCTTGCCTGGTATGGAGCTTTTCTTCTCAAGGCTTATCCACTTGACATGTCCCAGTATGCAAATCTCTTTAACTCTACAAGAATCCCAGAGCAGGGAAAAGATAGAATCAGTCTGGATAAGTCAGCCCGTCACATGGTCGTCATGCGAGGCGGACACTTCTATGCGTTTGACATTCTAAACCAAGATGGTACAATAATCTCTCCAAAGAAAGTAGCAGCCAATCTGAACTTTATTCTTCAAAGCAAGACGTCGGAATCTGAAAGCCCAGTTGGAATTTTGACTGGAGCGGAAAGAAACCAATGGGCAGAAGCAAGGGCACATCTTTCGAAAATAGGAAACGAGGAGATCCTCAAGAAAATCGATTCGGCTGCTTTTGTTTTAGTGTTGGATGACCAATCAATTGGAGACGAGACAAATGACGAAGATTACCGAAAAATGGTCAGGCATTTTCTTCATGGCGATGGTATAAACAGATGGTTTGACAAATCCTTTTCCCTGATTATCACTAAAGATGGATTCGCTGGACTTAACTTTGAACATTCTTGGGGCGATGGAGTCGCTATCTTGAGATATTTTCAG GACGTGAAAGCTGATATTACTAAGAATCCATGGTTCCGACCAGAAGACAGGGTGTTGATTTCGAACGTAAATCCGCAAGTCgaatctttaaagtttaatttggacggtaaaatgaaagaaataattcagaCTGAGCAggagaagtacaggaagtgggtAGATTCTCTGAGTATTGCCCATATGATTTACGAAGGATTTGGAAAAGAGGAGTGTAAAAAATTCGGAGTTAGTCCTGATGCTATAATGCAGTTGGCTTTCCAACTTGCTTTGTACAAACAGGAGGGACGTTCAGTAGCAACATATGAATCTTGCAGTACCTCTGCTTTTAAACATGGAAGAACTGAAACAATCAGACCGTGCACAGAATATACGAAGGCTGTTTGCGCTACAATGGTTAACAAAGATTCTGGAATTTCCGCAGCCGAGTTAAAAAAGATGATTGTGGATTGCAGTAAAGCGCATACTGAACTCGTCAAAAATGCTGCTATGG GTCAGGGTTTCGACAGACATCTTTTCGCCCTGAAAAAGATGCAAGAAAAATTAGGAAAGAAAACCTCGCTTTTTGAGGATCCAGCTTACACAGCAATCAATCAGAATATTTTGTCAACCTCAACATTATCTGCTCCGATTGTGATAGCTGGTGGATTTGGACCAGTGGTGCCAGATGGATTTGGAATtgc ATACATGATTCAGGACAAAAGACTTGGTGCTGTCGTGACTAGTTATTCAAAGCATCGCAGTGCGAATGATTACGTAAAAAATCTGCAGGCTGCCTTTGAAGATATTCATAAAGTGATGGCGACGCCATAA